One window from the genome of Hypanus sabinus isolate sHypSab1 chromosome 16, sHypSab1.hap1, whole genome shotgun sequence encodes:
- the LOC132406062 gene encoding general transcription factor II-I repeat domain-containing protein 2A-like, with protein sequence MTGTHKGFVALLQKSLDRKLLTFHCILHQEALCAQTFPPECTEVMDVVIQIVNKIMAKSLNHRQFRLLLDELESAYSDLLLHNKVRWLSKGEVLKRFVACLEEVKTFLGSKGLTFPELEQPEWLEKLHFMVDMTAHLNTLNTALQGKGRTALHMLEDVLAFERKLTVLARDLQKGTLSHFPNLREFKQGQHMIISEYLHSAIIAMQTSFGKRFCEFREEKNTLSFPVTPLSIDPSLLNTTALAGVSQPDLEMELADIADKDIWVSKFRRLTADLEDVARQKAVLAQNHKWSDIENLPKPDKLVFETWNAMPDIYVNMKKYALGVLSIFGSTYVCEQVFSNMNFIKNKHRARLTDDSLRSCVKMKVTSYSPDVQTLCAEVQEQKSH encoded by the coding sequence atgacgggaacgcacaagggatttgtggctttactgcagaagtcgctggacagaaagctgctgacttttcactgcatcttgcaccaagaggcactgtgcgctcaaacatttcctccggaatgcacagaagtaatggatgttgtcattcagattgtcaataaaataatggcaaaaagtttaaatcaccgtcaattccgtttgttactggacgagctggaaagcgcatattctgatctcctgctgcacaacaaagtccggtggctgtccaaaggggaggtgctgaaacgctttgtcgcgtgtctggaagaagtgaaaactttcctgggcagcaaagggctcacctttcctgagctggaacagccagagtggctggaaaagctacacttcatggtagacatgacagcgcacctgaacacgctgaacacagctcttcaggggaaaggacgcacagccctacacatgttggaggatgtcttggcattcgagcgcaagttgacagtgcttgccagagatttacagaaaggcactttgtctcacttccccaatttgagagagttcaaacaaggtcaacacatgataatttcggagtatttacattctgcaatcatcgcaatgcaaacatcgtttgggaaacgcttctgtgagttcagagaggaaaaaaacacattatccttcccggtcactcccttaagcatcgatccttccctactgaatacgactgcattggcaggtgtgagtcaacctgatcttgagatggaactggccgacatagccgacaaagacatatgggtgtccaagtttagacgcttgacagcagaccttgaagatgttgcccgtcagaaggccgttcttgctcagaatcacaaatggagtgatattgaaaaccttccaaaaccggacaaacttgtgttcgaaacatggaatgctatgcccgacatttatgtaaacatgaaaaagtatgcgcttggagtcctgtcgatctttggatccacatatgtatgtgagcaggtgttctccaacatgaactttattaaaaacaaacatcgcgcacgcctcacagatgacagcttgcgatcctgtgtaaagatgaaggtgacgtcatacagccctgatgtgcagacgctgtgcgctgaggtccaggagcagaaatcccattaa